The following are from one region of the Alicyclobacillus fastidiosus genome:
- the alaS gene encoding alanine--tRNA ligase has product MKPLSGQQIRRLYKEFFAERGHSIFPSASLVPHDDPTLLWINAGMAPLKPYFDGREIPENPRIVSSQKCIRTNDIEEVGQTARHQTFFEMLGNFSFGDYFKQEAITWAWTFLTEVLELDGTRLSVTIHENDDEAFDIWHNRVGLPENRIYRGSEDNFWEIGEGPCGPCSEIFYDRGEQFGCGSSDCKPGCDCDRFLEIWNLVFTQYNKGADGEYTPLPKKNIDTGSGLERLASVLQDVPNNFETDLFRPIIDKTGDIAGRAYGDRSEDDVHFKIVADHLRTVAFAIGDGVLPGNEGRSYIIRRLLRRAVRSGRRLGIEKPFMYRLVDVVDEVMGADYPEVREKRDLIARVVKTEEERFHETLTEGEALLADRIVALKDKGESVISGADAFKLYDTYGFPIDLTIEIASESGFTVDREGFDKELEQQRERARAARHTSEGMSSQRGVLEAFTTPSTFVGYGQLTADAQIIGLVRDGDWIDGAGVDEEVQLILDTTPFYAESGGQVADKGELVGPTGRAHVLEVKKAPHGQTVHTVRVVDGTLHPNDTVRATVDASLRKDTIKNHTATHLLHKALREVLGTHVAQAGSLVEPDRLRFDFSHFGPLTDEELRDVEQRVNAAIWRDYEVAIDEMDIDAAKALGAMALFGEKYGQRVRVVQAGDYSIELCGGCHVERTGLIGQFLLVSETGIGSGTRRIEAVTGRHAYALVTEKQEVIDRAAGLLKATEANLVDRIQKALDDMKQLERELDSAKARLNHARVGELKDRVETIAGVPVTRAVLTDVDMDGLRQLADELRADKASYIVVLGSVHNERVQFVAAVSKDLQGRGFHAGQIVKAVAAVAGGGGGGRPDMAQAGAKDPDKLQAAIEKVEEIVMSVAGNSGV; this is encoded by the coding sequence GTGAAACCTTTATCTGGTCAACAAATTCGCCGGTTGTACAAGGAATTTTTCGCCGAGCGGGGGCACAGCATCTTCCCGAGCGCCAGCTTGGTGCCACATGACGATCCGACGCTGCTCTGGATCAACGCCGGCATGGCGCCGCTCAAACCTTACTTCGATGGCCGCGAGATCCCCGAGAACCCGCGGATTGTCAGCTCGCAAAAGTGCATCCGCACGAACGACATCGAGGAAGTCGGTCAGACCGCGCGGCACCAGACGTTTTTCGAGATGCTCGGCAACTTTTCGTTTGGCGACTACTTTAAGCAGGAAGCCATCACGTGGGCCTGGACATTTCTGACGGAAGTGCTTGAGCTCGATGGGACGCGTTTGTCGGTCACCATCCACGAAAATGACGACGAGGCGTTCGACATCTGGCACAATCGCGTTGGACTTCCAGAAAACCGGATCTATCGCGGGTCAGAAGATAACTTTTGGGAGATCGGTGAAGGTCCATGTGGTCCGTGTTCGGAGATCTTTTACGATCGCGGTGAACAATTTGGCTGCGGCTCGAGCGACTGCAAACCAGGCTGCGATTGCGACAGGTTCCTCGAGATCTGGAACCTCGTGTTCACGCAGTACAACAAGGGCGCCGATGGAGAGTACACGCCTTTGCCGAAGAAAAACATCGATACCGGGAGCGGACTCGAGCGCTTGGCCTCTGTCCTTCAGGACGTTCCTAACAATTTCGAGACCGACTTGTTCCGGCCCATTATCGATAAGACGGGCGACATCGCCGGCCGGGCGTACGGTGACCGCTCGGAAGACGACGTACACTTTAAAATTGTTGCGGATCACTTGCGCACGGTGGCGTTTGCCATTGGCGATGGCGTGCTTCCTGGCAACGAGGGCCGCAGTTACATCATCCGCCGCCTGTTGCGCCGTGCCGTTCGCAGCGGCCGTCGCCTGGGCATCGAAAAGCCGTTCATGTATCGGCTCGTCGACGTGGTGGACGAGGTCATGGGTGCCGACTATCCAGAAGTCCGCGAGAAGCGGGATTTGATCGCTCGCGTCGTCAAGACCGAAGAAGAGCGGTTCCACGAGACGTTGACCGAAGGGGAAGCGCTGCTCGCTGACCGCATCGTCGCTTTGAAGGACAAAGGGGAGAGCGTCATCTCCGGAGCGGATGCGTTCAAACTTTATGACACGTATGGGTTTCCGATCGATTTGACGATTGAAATCGCTAGTGAGTCGGGCTTCACGGTGGACCGCGAGGGGTTTGACAAGGAGCTCGAACAACAAAGGGAACGCGCTCGGGCGGCTCGTCACACCAGCGAGGGAATGAGCAGCCAACGCGGTGTGTTGGAGGCGTTTACGACCCCGTCCACATTTGTCGGTTACGGGCAGTTGACCGCGGATGCACAGATTATTGGGTTGGTTCGAGACGGCGACTGGATCGACGGCGCTGGCGTCGACGAAGAGGTTCAATTGATTCTGGACACGACGCCGTTTTATGCAGAGAGTGGCGGTCAGGTCGCGGATAAAGGGGAACTCGTCGGGCCGACGGGTCGAGCGCACGTGCTTGAAGTGAAAAAGGCTCCGCACGGCCAAACCGTCCATACGGTGCGGGTCGTCGACGGCACGCTGCACCCGAACGACACCGTGCGCGCCACAGTCGATGCTTCGCTGCGCAAGGACACCATCAAGAACCACACGGCCACGCACCTGTTGCACAAGGCATTGCGGGAAGTGCTCGGCACACATGTGGCGCAGGCCGGGTCATTGGTTGAGCCGGATCGATTGAGGTTCGACTTCTCGCACTTTGGCCCGCTCACGGACGAGGAACTTCGCGATGTGGAGCAGCGCGTGAACGCGGCGATTTGGCGCGATTACGAAGTGGCCATCGACGAGATGGACATCGATGCAGCCAAGGCCCTTGGGGCAATGGCGCTGTTCGGAGAGAAGTACGGTCAGCGCGTGCGCGTCGTCCAGGCTGGCGATTACAGCATCGAGCTGTGTGGTGGCTGTCACGTGGAACGGACAGGGCTCATCGGTCAATTCCTGCTTGTGTCGGAGACGGGCATCGGCTCTGGAACCCGCCGAATTGAGGCTGTGACGGGTCGTCACGCTTACGCACTCGTGACCGAGAAGCAAGAGGTTATCGACCGTGCGGCAGGGCTCTTAAAGGCCACGGAGGCCAACCTGGTGGATCGAATTCAGAAGGCGCTGGACGACATGAAACAGCTCGAGCGCGAACTCGACTCTGCGAAGGCGCGCTTGAACCACGCCCGCGTCGGAGAGTTGAAGGACCGCGTCGAGACGATCGCGGGCGTCCCGGTCACACGCGCGGTGTTGACCGACGTGGACATGGATGGTTTGCGGCAACTGGCTGATGAATTGCGGGCCGACAAGGCTTCGTACATTGTTGTGCTAGGTTCGGTACACAATGAAAGAGTACAATTTGTGGCAGCAGTCTCGAAAGACCTGCAAGGGCGCGGGTTTCATGCAGGGCAAATCGTCAAGGCCGTGGCTGCCGTGGCAGGCGGTGGCGGTGGCGGCCGTCCAGATATGGCACAGGCAGGTGCAAAGGACCCTGATAAACTGCAGGCGGCGATCGAAAAAGTTGAGGAGATTGTCATGTCTGTCGCAGGAAACTCGGGGGTTTAA
- a CDS encoding HNH endonuclease, translated as MHWEEEAELRNRYAQLPSGDYVVYAPRVIRGYPQAGVEVPFYVSAPDFDRVAAWDGTWIASWSRCGTLPSIGGCSGELGETGTAKHRGVKLHRWIYEGRKGTVPSRLVMSYRNHNPIDNRWDNLWVSHPRAAQRRQKHEKPAFDASGLTCTGIPVSSRRGRDLFRESAYFGSILLGRYRPHAPTESVDERLYMEWDHRIAHMLLVEELPRQDIYNQLITLKMTRDQIDGLGLHIESFDELKPRVDLHIQRILQRLWWAPTFLDPA; from the coding sequence TTGCATTGGGAGGAGGAAGCCGAACTGAGAAACAGATACGCGCAATTGCCGAGTGGAGATTATGTAGTATACGCGCCTCGCGTCATCCGAGGATACCCACAAGCTGGCGTAGAGGTGCCGTTTTACGTCAGTGCACCCGATTTCGATCGGGTCGCGGCGTGGGATGGCACCTGGATTGCCAGTTGGAGCCGCTGTGGCACCTTGCCATCCATCGGCGGTTGCTCCGGCGAGCTAGGAGAAACAGGAACCGCGAAGCACAGGGGCGTGAAACTCCACCGCTGGATTTACGAGGGTCGCAAAGGTACCGTGCCTTCTCGCCTCGTCATGAGCTACCGAAACCACAACCCTATCGATAATCGCTGGGACAACCTGTGGGTGTCCCATCCGCGTGCGGCGCAGCGCCGGCAGAAACACGAGAAACCGGCGTTTGACGCGAGTGGTTTGACTTGTACCGGTATTCCAGTGAGTAGTCGGCGGGGGCGGGACTTATTTCGCGAGTCGGCCTATTTCGGCAGTATTCTGCTTGGGCGCTACCGACCTCACGCACCGACGGAATCCGTGGATGAGCGCCTGTACATGGAATGGGACCATCGCATCGCGCACATGCTTCTCGTCGAAGAACTACCGCGTCAGGACATCTACAACCAGTTGATCACGCTCAAGATGACGCGTGACCAAATTGACGGCCTTGGGTTACACATCGAGTCGTTCGACGAGCTGAAGCCGAGGGTCGACTTGCACATCCAGCGCATCCTGCAGCGGCTCTGGTGGGCGCCAACGTTTCTCGATCCCGCTTGA
- the ruvX gene encoding Holliday junction resolvase RuvX, translating into MALSDPMGFLASALKVIQRQSDKQVAADIESVVREYEVEHIVLGHPITMAGEVGQKAQHVERFRALLANLVSVPVELFDERLTTVSAQRVLLEADVSRKKRKEVVDAVAATILLQHYLDAKSH; encoded by the coding sequence TTGGCGCTCTCGGATCCGATGGGTTTTTTGGCCAGTGCGCTCAAGGTGATTCAGCGGCAATCGGACAAGCAAGTGGCCGCAGACATCGAATCGGTGGTGCGTGAGTACGAAGTCGAGCACATCGTGCTCGGCCACCCCATCACCATGGCGGGGGAAGTCGGACAAAAAGCACAGCACGTGGAGCGATTTCGGGCCCTCTTGGCCAATCTCGTCAGCGTACCTGTCGAGTTGTTTGACGAGCGGCTGACGACGGTGAGTGCACAGCGAGTGCTGCTCGAGGCCGATGTCAGTCGGAAGAAGCGCAAGGAAGTCGTGGATGCTGTCGCGGCGACCATTCTTCTACAACACTATCTCGACGCCAAGTCGCACTGA
- a CDS encoding IreB family regulatory phosphoprotein, translating to MRFETKSENAEARQAFQVAYRALKEKGYNPIYQIAGYLISGDPAYITSHLDARNTIRRIERDDLIEELVRAYAALHGDADTSS from the coding sequence ATGCGGTTTGAGACAAAATCTGAGAATGCCGAGGCGCGCCAAGCATTTCAAGTAGCATATCGCGCGCTGAAGGAAAAAGGGTACAATCCGATTTACCAAATTGCAGGGTATCTCATCTCTGGGGACCCGGCGTACATCACGAGCCATCTTGACGCGCGCAATACCATCCGACGGATAGAGCGCGACGACTTGATCGAAGAACTCGTGCGCGCTTATGCCGCACTCCATGGCGATGCGGATACTAGCAGTTGA
- a CDS encoding AI-2E family transporter translates to MWPTSRYFRATLSIFLTLLCIYLIGLLRGFFSDIWAVVSAVVYPFLASLIVSYVLQPLVDLLARRRVPRGAAILLIYFTFVLLVVVAVLNAVPVITKQVTQLVANMPGMVVQVNHWIDMVNAHKQYLPDTVRIGVENALNQVERNLTQSVSGVFSFISGAVNIAFIVALVPFLVFYMLKDGRSIGRGAVRLVPKSRREQVQELMVSVDHTLGSYIRGQFLVMLALGVLAFAGYLIVGMPYALLLAIFLAVADIIPYLGPFIGAAPAVFLAMTVSPAMVIKVLIVNVIVQQCEGNLISPQIMGRTLKLHPMAIVAALLIGGELGGLLGLIVAIPLLAVLKVVWTNIQEERHKSQI, encoded by the coding sequence ATGTGGCCCACGAGCCGTTATTTTCGGGCGACGCTGTCCATTTTTTTGACGTTGCTGTGCATTTATTTAATCGGACTCCTACGCGGTTTCTTCTCGGACATCTGGGCGGTGGTCAGCGCGGTCGTCTACCCATTTCTAGCGTCGCTGATCGTGAGTTACGTTCTTCAGCCGCTCGTCGACTTGCTCGCACGCCGTCGCGTTCCGCGGGGCGCCGCCATTCTTCTGATCTATTTCACGTTTGTGCTGCTCGTGGTCGTCGCAGTGCTCAATGCTGTGCCTGTCATCACGAAACAGGTAACGCAACTGGTGGCCAACATGCCGGGGATGGTCGTGCAGGTGAATCACTGGATCGACATGGTCAACGCGCACAAACAGTACTTGCCAGACACAGTGCGCATCGGTGTGGAAAACGCCTTGAATCAAGTGGAGCGCAACTTGACGCAGTCGGTGTCAGGCGTCTTTTCTTTTATCTCGGGCGCCGTAAACATCGCCTTCATCGTCGCCCTGGTGCCTTTTTTGGTGTTCTACATGCTCAAGGATGGCCGCTCGATCGGCCGCGGTGCCGTGCGGTTGGTACCGAAGTCGCGGCGGGAGCAGGTGCAAGAATTGATGGTCAGTGTGGACCACACGCTAGGCAGCTACATCCGCGGGCAATTTCTCGTGATGCTGGCGCTCGGCGTCCTGGCTTTCGCCGGTTATCTGATTGTGGGCATGCCGTACGCCCTTCTGTTGGCCATCTTTTTGGCGGTCGCCGACATCATACCGTATTTGGGGCCGTTTATTGGAGCGGCCCCAGCGGTGTTCTTGGCGATGACGGTCAGCCCTGCCATGGTCATTAAGGTGCTCATCGTCAACGTCATCGTGCAACAGTGTGAGGGAAACCTGATCTCGCCTCAGATTATGGGGAGGACGCTCAAGTTGCACCCGATGGCCATCGTCGCCGCCTTGCTCATCGGCGGGGAGCTAGGTGGACTACTTGGGCTCATTGTCGCAATTCCCTTGCTCGCGGTGCTGAAAGTAGTGTGGACCAACATTCAGGAGGAACGGCATAAGTCGCAGATCTGA